The following proteins are encoded in a genomic region of Hirundo rustica isolate bHirRus1 chromosome 3, bHirRus1.pri.v3, whole genome shotgun sequence:
- the EVA1A gene encoding protein eva-1 homolog A isoform X1, protein MEPVGVGTEMALLSNVLAAYAFITENPERAALYFVSGVCIGLVLTLLALVLRVSCRTDCKRSSSKKPPRERESDSDSSDSDDDSDTTSDLSARRHRRFERTLNMNVFTSAEELERAQRLEERERIIREIWMNGQPDIPGTRSLNRYY, encoded by the exons atggagcCCGTGGGCGTCGGCACGGAGATGGCCCTGCTCAGCAACGTCCTGGCAGCCTATGCCTTCATCACAG AAAACCCCGAGCGGGCCGCCCTGTACTTCGTGTCCGGAGTGTGCATCGGCCTCGTGCTGACCCTGCTGGCCCTGGTGCTGAGGGTGTCCTGCCGGACGGACTGCAAGCGCTCCTcctccaaaaaaccccctcGGGAGCGGGAGAGCGACAGCGACAGCAGCGACAGCGACGACGACTCGGACACCACGTCGGACCTGTCTGCCCGCAGGCACCGCAGGTTCGAGAGGACTTTGAACATGAACGTGTTCACCTCGGCGGAGGAGCTGGAGCGAGCGCAGCGGCTGGAGGAGCGGGAGCGCATCATCCGCGAGATCTGGATGAACGGCCAGCCCGACATCCCGGGCACCAGGAGCCTCAACCGCTACTACTGA